From Anopheles darlingi chromosome 2, idAnoDarlMG_H_01, whole genome shotgun sequence, the proteins below share one genomic window:
- the LOC125948040 gene encoding proton-coupled amino acid transporter-like protein CG1139 has product MTVDKGHTNTGFVGDEGINGKKLSQAKTIDPNMYTLEIQEKKPGLETDYDPYQHRHVEHPTTSNETLIHLLKGSLGTGILAMPNAFHHAGWTVGVIGTVLIGLLCTYCIHLLVKVEYELCKRKRVPSLNYPAVAQAAILEGPNALKPLSKIIIHIVNVFLLIYQLGTCCVYVVFVSSNIKAIADYYTETDTDVRLFMLIILLPLILINWVRNLKFLAPFSTIANFITLVSFGIILYYIFREPISFEARDKVGTMSGFALFFGTVLFALEAIGVILPLENEMKKPKKFGGNFGVLNKAMILIVTLYVGMGFFGYLNYGSAIKGSITLNLPEGEILAQCVKGMLAFAIYITHGLACYVAIDITWNDYLRKSLGESPRSTFYEYITRTVLVLITFLLAVAIPNLELFISLFGALCLSALGIAFPALIQTCTYWHQRQGMAKVWMVAKNSFIGIIAVFGLLIGTSTSLIEIIHTFGHDD; this is encoded by the exons ATGACGGTAGATAAAGGCCACACCAATACTGGGTTCGTCGGGGACGAGGGAATCAATGG CAAAAAGCTTTCCCAGGCTAAGACCATCGATCCCAACATGTACACGCTGGAGATCCAGGAGAAGAAGCCCGGCCTCGAGACGGATTACGATCCGTATCAGCATCGGCACGTGGAGCACCCGACGACGAGCAACGAAACGTTGATTCACCTGCTGAAGGGTTCCCTCGGTACCGGCATCCTGGCGATGCCGAACGCGTTCCACCATGCCGGCTGGACGGTCGGTGTCATTGGTACCGTGCTGATCGGACTGCTCTGTACCTACTGCATTCATCTGCTGGTGAAGGTCGAGTACGAGCTGTGCAAGCGGAAGCGCGTCCCAAGCCTCAACTACCCCGCCGTTGCGCAAGCGGCCATCCTCGAGGGACCTAACGCACTGAAACCCCTTTCCAAGATCATCAT TCACATTGTCAACGTGTTCCTGCTGATCTACCAGCTCGGCACGTGCTGTGTCTACGTGGTGTTCGTGTCGTCCAACATCAAGGCGATCGCCGACTACTACACCGAAACCGATACCGATGTGCGGTTGTTCATGCTCATCATTCTGCTGCCACTGATCCTGATTAATTGG gttaGAAATCTGAAATTCTTGGCACCATTCTCGACGATCGCCAACTTCATTACGCTCGTCTCGTTCGGCATCATCCTGTACTACATCTTCCGCGAGCCGATCTCCTTCGAGGCTCGCGATAAGGTCGGCACGATGAGCGGTTTCGCGCTGTTCTTCGGTACGGTACTGTTCGCGCTGGAAGCGATCGGTGTG ATCCTGCCACTGGAGAACGAGatgaagaaaccgaaaaagtTTGGCGGCAACTTTGGTGTGCTGAACAAGGCCATGATCCTGATCGTCACGCTGTACGTCGGTATGGGTTTCTTCGGCTATCTGAACTATGGTTCCGCCATCAAGGGCTCGATAACGCTCAATCTGCCGGAGGGAGAGAT CTTGGCCCAGTGCGTCAAGGGAATGCTGGCGTTTGCCATCTACATCACGCACGGACTGGCGTGCTATGTCGCGATCGACATTACCTGGAATGACTATTTGAGGAAAAGCCTGGGCGAATCCCCGCGCAGCACCTTCTACGAGTACATTACGCGCACGGTGCTCGTGCTGATCACAT TCCTGTTGGCGGTAGCCATCCCCAATCTGGAGCTCTTCATTTCACTGTTCGGTGCACTGTGCCTTTCGGCGCTCGGTATCGCGTTCCCGGCCCTCATCCAAACCTGCACCTACTGGCACCAGCGGCAAGGTATGGCGAAGGTGTGGATGGTGGCGAAGAACAGCTTCATCGGGATCATCGCCGTGTTTGGGCTGCTGATCGGTACGTCAACGAGCCTGATCGAGATTATTCACACCTTCGGTCACGACGATTGA
- the LOC125948037 gene encoding nocturnin isoform X3: MATNMLGTNSDYALLPDKPTARSGLPMNGALKKSHLQRVMLQRMGSFTSAPQIKNVDYQDDKLEITDGMSMADLLEYCRIARGEDRPPLVKRKFLKPVEQLNTGSDLTDGFKMLKLDAISKTCSEPALTAPQLRIFQWNMLSQTLGMHNDGFVRCPLEALTWDCRRYQLVEEIIQNDPDIICLQEVDHFKFLQKILATQNYEGVFFPKPDSPCLYINGNNGPDGCAVFYRKDRLEMVNHFTRVLEVWRVQSNQVAIAAVLRTRDTQQELCVTTTHLKARKGALLSKLRNEQGKDLLHFIDGIAQNRPVILCGDFNAEPIEPIYSTVLNYRPLGLASAYADLLASEAHDENNQNAANAGRGAVRADRVSSRSSIGSCNGEECGQANGGARTRAEESAAHEPAYTTWKIREEGEVCHTIDYVFYSQDKLTVRNCLMFPSGEEIGVDRTPSFQYPSDHFSLVCDIELQGTPADQTAQSTDTAKDPVPNHQL; encoded by the exons ATGGCAACGAACATGCTAGGCACGAACAGTGACTACGCTCTGTTACCGGACAAGCCCACCGCACGCAGTGGGTTACCGATGAACGGGGCCTTGAAGAAGAGTCATCTGCAGCGTGTCATGCTGCAAAG AATGGGCTCCTTTACGTCGGCACCACAAATTAAAAACGTGGACTATCAGGATGATAAGCTGGAGATCACGGACGGTATGTCGATGGCGGATTTGCTCGAGTACTGCCGGATAGCGAGAGGTGAGGACCGGCCACCGCTGGTGAAGCGAAAGTTCCTCAAACCGGTTGAACAGCTAAACACCGGCAGTGATCTGACGGATGGGTTTAAAATGCTGAAATTGGATGCCATTTCAAAGA CATGCAGTGAACCGGCTTTAACTGCACCGCAGCTTCGGATATTCCAGTGGAACATGCTCTCTCAAA CACTCGGAATGCATAACGATGGCTTCGTACGCTGCCCCCTGGAAGCCTTGACGTGGGACTGTCGGCGTTATCAGCTGGTCGaagaaattattcaaaatgatCCCGATATCATCTGTTTGCAG GAGGTGGATCATTTTaagtttttacaaaaaatccTCGCTACCCAAAACTACGAGGGAGTATTCTTCCCGAAGCCCGACTCGCCGTGTCTGTACATTAACGGTAACAACGGTCCGGATGGGTGTGCCGTGTTCTATCGCAAGGATCGGCTCGAGATGGTTAACCACTTTACGCGCGTGCTGGAGGTATGGCGCGTCCAGAGCAACCAGGTTGCGATAGCGGCCGTCTTGCGAACGCGCGACACCCAGCAAGAGCTGTGCGTTACGACGACCCATCTGAAGGCGCGCAAGGGCGCGCTATTGTCGAAACTACGGAACGAGCAGGGCAAGGATTTGCTGCACTTCATCGATGGGATCGCCCAAAACCGTCCGGTCATCCTGTGTGGTGACTTTAATgccgaaccgatcgaaccaATCTACAGTACGGTGCTAAACTATCGGCCACTCGGTCTTGCCAGTGCTTATGCCGATCTGTTGGCCAGCGAGGCGCATGATGAGAACAATCAAAATGCGGCCAATGCAGGCCGGGGGGCGGTACGTGCCGATCGCGTTAGCAGTCGGAGTAGCATCGGATCTTGCAACGGCGAAGAGTGTGGTCAGGCGAATGGTGGTGCACGGACGAGGGCAGAAGAATCTGCCGCCCATGAGCCAGCGTACACAACGTGGAAGATTCGTGAGGAGGGTGAGGTGTGCCACACGATCGATTATGTTTTCTACTCCCAGGATAAGCTCACG GTGAGAAACTGTCTCATGTTTCCTTCCGGTGAGGAAATCGGTGTCGATCGAACTCCCAGCTTCCAGTATCCTTCCGATCATTTCTCCCTCGTGTGTGACATCGAGCTGCAGGGCACGCCGGCGGATCAGACAGCACAGTCGACAGACACTGCTAAAGATCCGGTTCCGAACCATCAGCTGTAG
- the LOC125948037 gene encoding nocturnin isoform X4: protein MDSLIRTSCCVFTRRFKNLLLIPRMGSFTSAPQIKNVDYQDDKLEITDGMSMADLLEYCRIARGEDRPPLVKRKFLKPVEQLNTGSDLTDGFKMLKLDAISKTCSEPALTAPQLRIFQWNMLSQTLGMHNDGFVRCPLEALTWDCRRYQLVEEIIQNDPDIICLQEVDHFKFLQKILATQNYEGVFFPKPDSPCLYINGNNGPDGCAVFYRKDRLEMVNHFTRVLEVWRVQSNQVAIAAVLRTRDTQQELCVTTTHLKARKGALLSKLRNEQGKDLLHFIDGIAQNRPVILCGDFNAEPIEPIYSTVLNYRPLGLASAYADLLASEAHDENNQNAANAGRGAVRADRVSSRSSIGSCNGEECGQANGGARTRAEESAAHEPAYTTWKIREEGEVCHTIDYVFYSQDKLTVRNCLMFPSGEEIGVDRTPSFQYPSDHFSLVCDIELQGTPADQTAQSTDTAKDPVPNHQL from the exons AATGGGCTCCTTTACGTCGGCACCACAAATTAAAAACGTGGACTATCAGGATGATAAGCTGGAGATCACGGACGGTATGTCGATGGCGGATTTGCTCGAGTACTGCCGGATAGCGAGAGGTGAGGACCGGCCACCGCTGGTGAAGCGAAAGTTCCTCAAACCGGTTGAACAGCTAAACACCGGCAGTGATCTGACGGATGGGTTTAAAATGCTGAAATTGGATGCCATTTCAAAGA CATGCAGTGAACCGGCTTTAACTGCACCGCAGCTTCGGATATTCCAGTGGAACATGCTCTCTCAAA CACTCGGAATGCATAACGATGGCTTCGTACGCTGCCCCCTGGAAGCCTTGACGTGGGACTGTCGGCGTTATCAGCTGGTCGaagaaattattcaaaatgatCCCGATATCATCTGTTTGCAG GAGGTGGATCATTTTaagtttttacaaaaaatccTCGCTACCCAAAACTACGAGGGAGTATTCTTCCCGAAGCCCGACTCGCCGTGTCTGTACATTAACGGTAACAACGGTCCGGATGGGTGTGCCGTGTTCTATCGCAAGGATCGGCTCGAGATGGTTAACCACTTTACGCGCGTGCTGGAGGTATGGCGCGTCCAGAGCAACCAGGTTGCGATAGCGGCCGTCTTGCGAACGCGCGACACCCAGCAAGAGCTGTGCGTTACGACGACCCATCTGAAGGCGCGCAAGGGCGCGCTATTGTCGAAACTACGGAACGAGCAGGGCAAGGATTTGCTGCACTTCATCGATGGGATCGCCCAAAACCGTCCGGTCATCCTGTGTGGTGACTTTAATgccgaaccgatcgaaccaATCTACAGTACGGTGCTAAACTATCGGCCACTCGGTCTTGCCAGTGCTTATGCCGATCTGTTGGCCAGCGAGGCGCATGATGAGAACAATCAAAATGCGGCCAATGCAGGCCGGGGGGCGGTACGTGCCGATCGCGTTAGCAGTCGGAGTAGCATCGGATCTTGCAACGGCGAAGAGTGTGGTCAGGCGAATGGTGGTGCACGGACGAGGGCAGAAGAATCTGCCGCCCATGAGCCAGCGTACACAACGTGGAAGATTCGTGAGGAGGGTGAGGTGTGCCACACGATCGATTATGTTTTCTACTCCCAGGATAAGCTCACG GTGAGAAACTGTCTCATGTTTCCTTCCGGTGAGGAAATCGGTGTCGATCGAACTCCCAGCTTCCAGTATCCTTCCGATCATTTCTCCCTCGTGTGTGACATCGAGCTGCAGGGCACGCCGGCGGATCAGACAGCACAGTCGACAGACACTGCTAAAGATCCGGTTCCGAACCATCAGCTGTAG
- the LOC125948041 gene encoding proton-coupled amino acid transporter-like protein CG1139: protein MSSPGGSPSKKGTSVDMQIFATNGNTIVDEGYDPHLHRNRPHPTTNFETLVHLLKGSLGTGILAMPQAFYNAGYISGVVNTLFIGILCTYCLHVLVQAQYALCKRHHVPILTYPVSMKIALQEGPECLRRFAPYAVVVVDGFMIVYQLGICCVYIVFVATNIKQLVDYYWLELDVKIHCLILLVPLIGINMIRNLKVLAPFSTLANLITFVGIGLILAYILDDVPPISERQAFADLGKFPLFFGTTLFALEAVGVIIALENNMATPKSFGGAFGVLNVGMTVITLLYAGMGFLGYLKYGAESAGSITLNLPQEEIMSQSIRVLFAVAIFISYGLQCYVPVDIIWNVYLVEKYRDSNNKLVYEMLVRIVVVITTFLLAVAIPRLGLFISLFGALCLSALGIAFPAIMEICVFWPVKLSKFTLVKDIILILFGVIGLVAGTYTSVRDIILSFM from the exons ATGAGCAGCCCCGGGGGTAGTCCCTCGAAGAAGGGAACGAGCGTGGATATGCAAATATTTGCCACCAATGGGAACACGATCGTAGACGAGGGTTACGACCCCCATCTGCACCGCAATCGGCCTCATCCGACGAC GAACTTTGAGACGCTGGTGCATCTGCTGAAGGGTTCACTCGGTACCGGAATACTGGCGATGCCGCAGGCGTTCTACAATGCAGGCTACATCTCGGGTGTCGTCAACACGCTGTTCATCGGTATCCTTTGCACGTACTGTTTGCATGTGCTGGTACAGGCCCAGTATGCGCTTTGCAAGCGACACCACGTTCCCATCCTGACCTACCCGGTATCGATGAAGATTGCCCTGCAGGAAGGTCCCGAGTGCTTACGGCGTTTCGCTCCTTACGCGGT tgtggtggtggatggctTCATGATTGTCTATCAACTCGGTATCTGCTGCGTTTACATCGTCTTTGTTGCCACCAACATTAAGCAG CTGGTCGACTACTACTGGTTGGAGCTGGATGTGAAGATCCATTGCCTCATCCTGTTAGTACCGTTGATTGGTATTAACATGATCCGCAATCTCAAGGTGCTGGCACCTTTCTCAACGTTGGCGAATCTCATCACATTCGTTG GTATTGGATTGATTTTGGCCTACATCCTGGACGACGTCCCACCGATCTCGGAGCGACAGGCATTCGCCGATCTCGGCAAGTTTCCGCTCTTCTTCGGTACGACCTTATTCGCACTGGAAGCGGTCGGAGTG ATTATAGCGCTGGAGAATAATATGGCGACGCCCAAATCTTTTGGTGGTGCGTTCGGTGTGCTGAACGTTGGCATGACGGTCATCACGCTGCTGTACGCTGGTATGGGCTTCCTCGGTTACCTGAAGTATGGTGCCGAATCGGCTGGCAGTATCACCTTAAACCTGCCGCAGGAAGAAAT CATGTCCCAGTCGATCCGTGTGCTGTTTGCTGTGGCCATCTTCATCTCTTACGGTCTGCAGTGCTACGTTCCCGTGGACATTATCTGGAACGTGTATCTGGTGGAGAAGTACCGTGATTCGAACAATAAGCTAGTGTACGAGATGCTGGTCCGAATTGTAGTCGTCATTACAACGT TCCTGCTTGCTGTTGCGATTCCGCGGCTCGGACTTTTCATTTCCCTGTTCGGTGCCCTCTGCCTATCCGCACTCGGTATCGCCTTCCCGGCGATCATGGAAATCTGTGTCTTCTGGCCCGTCAAACTGAGCAAGTTCACACTGGTGAAGGACATTATTTTGATTCTGTTTGGCGTCATTGGTCTGGTTGCTGGCACCTACACGAGCGTACGTGATATCATCCTAAGTTTCATGTAA